A genomic region of Candidatus Binatota bacterium contains the following coding sequences:
- a CDS encoding glutathione S-transferase family protein: MLKLHFAPNSRAVRILWLLEELELPYELNKMEFHPKDLKSDEHRARHPLGRIPVLDDGDITLWESGAITEYILERHKNGGLKPAVDAPEYPAYLQWFHYCEGMVMPPVNTIVVHTLLLPPDRRDETVLGQARRLLSKALAPVDATLADKDYLVGNFSAADTMLGHSAVMSNRLGCVPDEMENLKAYCARLEARPAFEKADGLK; this comes from the coding sequence ATGCTCAAACTTCATTTCGCCCCCAACTCTCGCGCCGTGCGCATACTGTGGCTGCTCGAGGAACTCGAGCTTCCCTACGAGCTCAACAAGATGGAGTTTCATCCGAAGGACCTCAAGTCCGACGAACACCGCGCCCGCCATCCGCTCGGGCGCATCCCGGTGCTCGACGACGGAGACATCACCCTCTGGGAGAGCGGCGCGATCACGGAGTACATCCTCGAGCGTCATAAAAACGGCGGGCTGAAGCCTGCTGTCGACGCGCCGGAGTACCCGGCCTACCTGCAGTGGTTTCACTACTGCGAGGGCATGGTCATGCCGCCGGTCAATACCATCGTGGTGCACACGCTGCTGCTGCCGCCCGACCGCCGCGATGAAACCGTGCTCGGGCAAGCCCGAAGGCTGCTCTCCAAGGCGCTGGCCCCGGTCGACGCGACCCTGGCCGACAAGGACTACCTGGTCGGCAATTTTTCGGCTGCCGACACGATGCTCGGACACTCGGCCGTGATGAGCAACCGCCTTGGCTGCGTGCCCGACGAAATGGAGAACCTCAAGGCTTACTGCGCGCGCCTGGAAGCGCGGCCGGCATTCGAAAAAGCCGACGGGCTCAAGTAG
- a CDS encoding dioxygenase, with product MALNGLLDIELGVPNPDELMEFWQRRGMLRTDDGVLGTADRSVQLRVTEAGYRHMSELHMSCAAEKDLADIAARIGQMGVDSVIADTRLTCVDPVFQHRVVIDVTAPHPLTATQRRAWNHPGEQARTDARADAVTEETPRPPRRLGHFVLGTPHYEKATAFFIDGLGFKVSDQVLNGFATFGRIEQDHHNLLIQPGPTSYINHYALEMDDIDAVGKAGQAVLGERDDANVVGVGRHFLGSNVFWYLTDPSGTMFELFSDIDQIIDDEAWERDHCRRDWNGADGPAPIAIWGPQEPEVFFNPADLPEIGAAREALGLD from the coding sequence ATGGCACTCAACGGACTGCTCGACATCGAACTCGGTGTTCCCAACCCGGACGAACTCATGGAGTTCTGGCAACGGCGAGGAATGCTCCGGACCGACGACGGTGTGCTGGGCACGGCTGATCGCTCCGTTCAACTGCGGGTGACCGAGGCGGGATACCGGCACATGTCCGAGCTGCACATGAGCTGCGCGGCCGAGAAGGACCTGGCCGACATCGCGGCACGAATCGGCCAGATGGGCGTCGATTCGGTGATCGCCGACACGCGCCTGACCTGCGTTGATCCAGTATTCCAGCATCGAGTCGTGATCGACGTGACCGCACCGCACCCGCTCACAGCAACACAACGTCGAGCGTGGAACCATCCCGGCGAACAAGCGCGCACCGACGCGCGGGCCGATGCCGTGACCGAGGAGACCCCGCGACCACCACGTCGCCTTGGGCACTTCGTGCTCGGCACACCTCACTACGAGAAGGCCACGGCCTTTTTCATCGACGGGCTCGGCTTCAAGGTCTCGGACCAGGTTCTGAACGGATTCGCCACGTTCGGACGGATCGAGCAGGACCATCACAACCTACTGATCCAGCCCGGCCCCACGTCCTACATCAACCACTACGCGCTAGAGATGGACGACATAGACGCCGTTGGCAAGGCCGGCCAGGCCGTGCTTGGCGAGCGTGACGACGCCAACGTAGTCGGCGTTGGTCGCCACTTCCTGGGTTCGAACGTGTTCTGGTATCTCACCGATCCATCGGGGACGATGTTCGAACTCTTCTCCGACATCGACCAGATCATCGACGACGAAGCCTGGGAACGCGATCACTGCCGACGCGACTGGAATGGCGCTGACGGGCCGGCACCGATCGCTATCTGGGGCCCGCAGGAGCCCGAGGTATTCTTCAACCCGGCCGACCTGCCCGAAATCGGCGCTGCCCGTGAAGCGCTGGGACTGGACTGA
- a CDS encoding SDR family oxidoreductase yields the protein MDLGLSGRSAILMASSRGLGRACAESVAREGVDVVINGRTAADVHRACDDLGGAYGITATPVVGDATTTAVHDALLEACPEPDIVLLNSEGPPPTAFGDVDAASWNDALQHTMVSPLLFVQRVIDGMQKRQFGRIVAISSAMVKSPNPLMSLSHGPRLGLTGVLKGLSKTAVAHNVTINTILPERFDTGRQEQMARLVMQFRGVTYEEARAEQLASINAGRLGRPEEFGDTFAFVCSAQAGFMSGQAIQLDGGSYDGLF from the coding sequence ATGGATCTTGGACTCAGCGGACGCTCCGCCATCCTCATGGCGTCGAGCCGTGGACTCGGGCGCGCGTGTGCCGAAAGCGTGGCCAGGGAGGGTGTTGACGTGGTGATAAACGGCCGCACCGCGGCTGACGTTCACCGGGCCTGTGACGACCTCGGTGGAGCGTATGGAATTACCGCGACCCCGGTTGTCGGCGACGCCACGACGACCGCCGTTCACGATGCACTGCTCGAGGCCTGCCCGGAACCCGACATCGTTTTGCTCAACAGCGAGGGCCCGCCGCCAACGGCCTTCGGTGACGTTGATGCCGCGTCGTGGAACGACGCGCTGCAACACACCATGGTGTCGCCACTACTGTTCGTTCAGCGGGTGATCGACGGGATGCAGAAGAGACAGTTCGGCAGGATCGTTGCGATCTCTTCGGCCATGGTTAAATCACCCAACCCCCTGATGAGCCTGTCGCACGGTCCTCGATTGGGACTCACCGGCGTGCTCAAGGGTTTGTCGAAGACGGCCGTCGCGCACAACGTGACCATCAACACCATTCTGCCTGAGCGCTTCGACACGGGCCGGCAGGAACAGATGGCCCGACTCGTGATGCAGTTTCGTGGCGTCACCTACGAGGAGGCAAGGGCCGAGCAGCTAGCCAGCATCAACGCCGGCCGGCTGGGAAGGCCAGAGGAGTTCGGTGATACCTTTGCCTTCGTGTGCTCGGCCCAGGCTGGCTTCATGAGTGGCCAGGCGATCCAACTCGACGGCGGTAGCTACGACGGGCTCTTCTGA